The nucleotide window TGCGGCAAGGGTGCCACTGGCAACAGCGGAAACATCGCCAGACCCAGCAAAAAAATCGCCACCGCCAGCAGGGTCGTGCCGATGGGGCGGTGAATGAAGGGAGTGGATATATTCATGCCCGCCCCCGTCAGGATGCAGCGTCTGCGGCTGCTGGCGGCGTGGCATCATCTGGACGCAGCCGACCCGGCGCAGCCGCTGCGTCGATTTCAGCCACCAGGGTGCCGGGCTTCAAGCGATATTGTCCATCGACCACCACGCGATCGCCCGCCGCCAGCCCCCGGCTGATCAGACTGCCGCCGTCCTGCGATTCCAGCACCTGCACCGGCTGCACGCGCACCCGGTCGTCGGCATCCACCACATAGACAAACAGGCCATCGGCTCCGCGCTGCACGGCAGGGTCCGGCACCACCAGCGCCCCCTGACGTGTGCCCAGCATCAAATTCACGGTCACGGTCTGCCCAGGCCACAGAGCCAGACTGGGATTATCCAGGCGTGCTTTCAAGCGCAAAGTCGCGCTGCTGCTGTCGATCTGGTTGTCCACCAGCACCAGGCCACCCTGCCCCAATAAGTGCGGCTGTCCCTGCGACCAGACCTGAACCTGCAGATCGGGGACCGGTGGCGATATGCCAAGGTCATCCTGAGGAGTCATGGTTTTGGGGCGAACGGCTGCGGATTCTTGTATGGTGGCCCGGATTTGGGCATAGGCGGCATCCGGCACGGTAAAGCTGACTGCAATCGGGTCAACTTGGTTGATCACCACCAGCCCCTGGGCATCTGCTGCCCGGATCTGGTTGCCTGGATCAACCAACAAAGCGCCCGTGCGACCCGCCAGGGGCGCATGAATGCGGGTATTGTCCAGCTGAACCTGAGCCGCCTGCACCAAGGCCTGCTCTGCCCGCACCGTGGCCTGCAAGACAGCCACCTGGGCCTGCTGCGCATCCAATACCTGGCGCTCGATGGCCCCATGGCGGGCAAGTTCGGTGTAACGCTTTAAATCCTGACGTGCATTGTCCAACTG belongs to Castellaniella sp. and includes:
- a CDS encoding efflux RND transporter periplasmic adaptor subunit, whose amino-acid sequence is MSSTRRTLLLIGLPVFLLVLLALWWLGRPAAAPAPQAVSGPVRVHTALVQARDMPIRLTGLGVVQPWQTVTVRARIDGQLQSVGFQEGDTVQQGQLLAQLDDRAQQAQLAQAVAQQHRSQVQLDNARQDLKRYTELARHGAIERQVLDAQQAQVAVLQATVRAEQALVQAAQVQLDNTRIHAPLAGRTGALLVDPGNQIRAADAQGLVVINQVDPIAVSFTVPDAAYAQIRATIQESAAVRPKTMTPQDDLGISPPVPDLQVQVWSQGQPHLLGQGGLVLVDNQIDSSSATLRLKARLDNPSLALWPGQTVTVNLMLGTRQGALVVPDPAVQRGADGLFVYVVDADDRVRVQPVQVLESQDGGSLISRGLAAGDRVVVDGQYRLKPGTLVAEIDAAAAPGRLRPDDATPPAAADAAS